From Silurus meridionalis isolate SWU-2019-XX chromosome 14, ASM1480568v1, whole genome shotgun sequence, a single genomic window includes:
- the abhd18 gene encoding protein ABHD18: MGVSRFDLLYRRLLLTKLFIRGWGKPEDLKRIFEFRKIIGDREKCKNLVPRDYPVFIDKVEEHSDCRIHSGHFISPLEHFVPGILPAESVKASFQFIVPRKWKKHRPVCIHLAGTGDHFFWRRRTLMARPMIKEAGMASLLLENPYYGYRKPKDQTRSSLKNVSDLFVMGGALILESAALLHWLEREGFWPLGMTGISMGGHMASLAITNWPKPIPLIPCLSWTTASNVFTTGVLSRAVNWRELEKQYATHTVYEDEIIHMLEYCGTDSFRMGQDFVRDAPGSFDKLSNVSLRPELLLQQRDGLEHIVSSSIGGNRNHVDALHSKSVSQSAGQRRSLQRESLCFMKGVMDECTHIANFSVPVDPSLIIVVQAKEDAYVPRSGVRSLNEVWPGCEVRYLNGGHVTAYLFKQAVFRRTIYDAFERFVQKYSR; this comes from the exons ATGGGGGTGAGCCGGTTTGACCTGCTCTACCGAAGGCTCCTCCTCACTAAACTCTTCATCCGAGGATGGGGAAAGCCAGAGGACCTGAAAAG GATATTTGAGTTTAGGAAAATCATCGGAGATCGGGAAAAGTGTAAGAACCTTGTGCCACGGGATTATCCAGTTTTTATTGACAAG GTTGAGGAACACTCGGACTGCAGAATCCACAGCGGCCACTTCATTTCCCCTCTCGAACACTTTGTCCCAGGCATTCTGCCCGCCGAGTCGGTGAAAGCCAG CTTTCAGTTTATAGTTCccagaaaatggaagaagcacAGACCTGTGTGTATTCATCTGGCTGGAACTGGAGATCAC tttTTCTGGAGGAGACGGACCCTCATGGCCAGACCCATGATCAAAGAGGCAGGAATGGCGTCCCTGCTGCTGGAAAACCCGTATT ATGGATACAGAAAACCTAAAGACCAGAC gCGCTCCAGTCTGAAGAACGTATCGGACCTGTTTGTGATGGGCGGAGCTCTCATCCTGGAGTCAGCCGCTCTCCTGCACTGGTTGGAGAGGGAGGGCTTCTGGCCGCTGGGAATGACCGGCATCTCCATGGGAGGTCAT ATGGCATCTTTAGCCATAACCAATTGGCCGAAGCCGATTCCTCTGATCCCGTGTCTTTCTTGGACTACTGCTTCGAACGTTTTCACCACC GGAGTGTTGAGTAGAGCCGTGAACTGGAGGGAGCTGGAGAAACAGTACGCCACACACACCGTCTACGAGGACGAGATCATCCACATGCTGGAGTACTGCGGG ACAGATTCGTTCCGGATGGGCCAGGATTTTGTGCGGGACGCTCCGGGAAGCTTCGATAAACTCTCCAACGTATCCCTGAGGCCGGAGCTGCTACTGCAGCAGAGGGACGGGCTGGAGCACATCGTGTCTTCCTCCATCGGCGGTAATCGGAATCACGTCGACGCACTTCACAGCAAGAGCGTGAGCCAGAGCGCAGGTCAACGTCGCTCGCTGCAGCGCGAGTCGCTCTGCTTTATGAAGGGCGTGATGGACGAGTGCACACACATCGCCAACTTCTCAG TACCAGTGGATCCCAGTCTGATCATCGTCGTCCAGGCTAAAGAGGACGCCTACGTGCCTCGCTCGGGCGTGCGCAGCCTGAATGAGGTCTGGCCTGGCTGTGAGGTTCGCTACCTCAACGGGGGGCACGTTACTGCTTATCTGTTTAAACAGGCAGTGTTCAG ACGGACCATTTACGATGCCTTCGAGCGATTTGTTCAGAAGTATTCCCGATGA
- the LOC124396642 gene encoding metal cation symporter ZIP8, translated as MRHFPIILTAVCLGVLLSKTPGLRAETLHNDFLQDILSVYGQNRLLDINGIKSLLETVSQGRPSALDTLTAHAQCGSAEDILAGYGLGNLTHLDKGHLKTICPALINRALLPPCPLSASETRIHIENHVWGYGFLAVTIINLAALLGLILIPFTKKPYFPKVLTYFIGLAIGTLFSNAVLQLIPEALGFDPKSDNYILKAVGIFGGFYLLFFTEKVLKMLLKTDHEQGHSHFSPPEVPQQNGGVVLAVTSFSISNSDKSSIASDATVEQTLPSRGCCARLANVKTLAWMITLSDALHNFIDGLAIGASFSVSILTGFSTSIAIVCEEFPHELGDFVILINSGMSIRQAVLFNMLSAMSCYVGLVLGVLVGSTFAPNVIFALAGGMFLYIALADMFPEMNAIAKEHRQSMKTDVVFFLIQNAGLLTGFAVILLITMFVGDINLG; from the exons ATGCGCCACTTCCCCATCATCCTCACCGCCGTGTGTCTGGGAGTTTTGTTGAGTAAAACCCCTGGCTTGAGAGCTGAGACACTGCACAATGATTTCCTGCAGGATATTCTATCGGTTTACGGTCAGAACCGGTTATTAGATATTAACGGGATTAAAAGTTTATTGGAAACCGTTTCTCAGGGAAGACCGTCGGCGCTGGACACACTCACTGCGCATGCGCAG TGCGGATCTGCGGAGGACATTCTTGCTGGTTATGGTCTCGGCAACCTGACGCACCTGGACAAGGGGCACTTGAAGACCATCTGCCCCGCCCTAATAAACCGAGCACTGCTGCCTCCCTGTCCTCTTTCAGCTTCTGAGACTAGAATACACATAGAGAACCATG TATGGGGGTATGGTTTCCTGGCAGTTACCATCATTAACCTGGCCGCCCTCCTGGGTCTCATCCTCATCCCCTTCACCAAGAAACCGTATTTCCCTAAAGTGCTCACGTATTTCATCGGGCTGGCCATCGGGACGCTGTTCTCCAACGCTGTGCTGCAGCTCATACCTGAG GCTCTGGGGTTTGATCCGAAATCAGATAACTATATCCTCAAAGCTGTTGGGATCTTTGGTGGATTTTATCTGCTCTTCTTCACCGAGAAGGTCCTCAAGATGCTCCTAAAGACTGACCACGAG CAAGGCCATAGTCACTTCAGTCCTCCCGAGGTTCCTCAGCAGAACGGAGGAGTCGTCCTAGCAGTCACCAGCTTCAGCATCTCAAACAGCGACAAGAGCAGCATAGCTTCAGATGCTACAGTGGAGCAG acaCTGCCATCTCGGGGTTGTTGTGCACGGCTGGCAAACGTGAAAACGCTGGCATGGATGATCACGCTTAGCGACGCCCTTCACAACTTCATTGACGGCCTGGCCATCGGAGCGTCCTTCTCCGTCTCCATACTCACTGGCTTTAGCACCTCCATCGCCATTGTGTGCGAGGAGTTCCCTCATGAACTtg GTGATTTCGTGATTCTGATCAACTCGGGGATGAGTATCAGACAGGCCGTGCTGTTTAACATGCTCTCAGCCATGTCGTGTTACGTGGGCTTGGTGTTGGGGGTCCTGGTGGGCAGCACATTCGCCCCAAATGTCATATTTGCCCTTGCAGGAGGAATGTTTCTCTACATTGCTCTCGCTGATATG tTCCCTGAAATGAACGCCATCGCTAAGGAGCATCGACAGAGCATGAAGACAGATGTGGTGTTCTTCCTCATCCAGAACGCCGGGCTCCTCACCGGGTTTGCCGTCATCCTCCTCATAACCATGTTCGTTGGCGATATTAATCTGGGCTGA